In Sphingobium sp. EP60837, one genomic interval encodes:
- a CDS encoding acyl-CoA dehydrogenase family protein, whose amino-acid sequence MTQFDLTDDQREIQDLARRFTAEAITPHAAEWDEKHIFPRDTIRAAAELGFGAIYVSESSGGIGLGRLESALIMEAMAYGCPSTSAFISIHNMAAWMIDRFGGQGVKDKYLPSMVTMDRMGSYCLTEAGAGSDAAALKTRAVKDGDHYVVTGSKQFISGGGENEVYVVMVRTGEDGPKGISCLVIEKDMSGVSFGAQERKLGWHSQPTAQVNFDGVRVPVENLVGAEGEGFRIAMMGLDGGRLNIGACSLGGAQRCIDEAVAYTKDRQQFGQSIADFQNTQFTLADMETELQAARALLYMAAVKVTENAPDKTRFAAMAKRIATDTGSSVADRALQLHGGYGYLMDYPIERLWRDLRVHSILEGTNQVMRMIVARDMLRQ is encoded by the coding sequence TTACCGACGACCAGCGCGAAATTCAGGATCTGGCGCGGCGTTTCACCGCCGAGGCGATCACCCCCCATGCCGCGGAATGGGACGAAAAGCATATTTTCCCGCGCGACACGATCCGCGCCGCGGCGGAACTGGGCTTTGGCGCCATCTATGTTTCCGAATCGTCCGGCGGCATCGGCCTCGGGCGGCTGGAGTCGGCGCTGATCATGGAGGCGATGGCCTATGGCTGCCCCTCCACCAGCGCCTTCATCTCCATCCACAATATGGCCGCCTGGATGATCGACCGCTTTGGCGGCCAGGGGGTCAAGGACAAATATCTGCCCTCCATGGTGACGATGGACCGGATGGGCAGCTATTGCCTTACCGAAGCGGGCGCAGGGTCAGACGCCGCCGCGCTCAAGACCAGGGCGGTGAAGGATGGCGATCATTATGTCGTCACCGGCTCCAAGCAGTTCATCTCAGGGGGCGGCGAGAATGAAGTCTATGTCGTCATGGTCCGCACCGGCGAGGATGGGCCGAAGGGCATCAGCTGCCTCGTCATCGAAAAGGACATGTCCGGCGTCAGCTTCGGCGCGCAGGAACGCAAGCTCGGTTGGCATTCCCAACCGACCGCCCAGGTCAATTTCGACGGCGTACGCGTGCCGGTGGAAAATCTCGTCGGGGCAGAAGGCGAAGGTTTCCGCATCGCGATGATGGGCCTCGACGGCGGCCGTCTCAATATCGGCGCCTGTTCGCTCGGCGGCGCGCAGCGCTGCATCGACGAAGCGGTCGCCTATACCAAGGACCGGCAGCAGTTCGGCCAGAGCATCGCCGATTTCCAGAACACGCAATTCACCTTGGCCGACATGGAAACGGAGCTTCAGGCCGCCCGCGCGCTGCTCTACATGGCCGCCGTCAAGGTCACGGAAAACGCGCCGGACAAGACCCGCTTCGCCGCCATGGCCAAGCGCATCGCTACGGACACCGGCTCTTCTGTCGCCGACCGTGCGCTGCAGTTGCACGGCGGCTATGGCTACCTGATGGATTATCCGATCGAACGCCTCTGGCGCGACCTGCGCGTCCATTCCATTCTGGAAGGCACCAATCAGGTCATGCGCATGATCGTTGCCCGCGACATGCTGCGGCAATAG
- a CDS encoding enoyl-CoA hydratase/isomerase family protein, with amino-acid sequence MTDQLLISIDNGVGRIRLNRPKAIHALTTEMCAAMIDTLLAWRQDDSVVAVMLDHAPSPDGDPKLSRGFCAGGDIAMLAGSAKGDCAQAEQFFHTEYRLNHLLFVYEKPVIAFIDGIVMGGGVGISDPARFRIATERTTYAMPETGIGLFPDVGGGWFLPRMPGRAGAWLATTGARIKGADCLAIGIATHYMASDKLDAVKARIIADPDGLGEILDEMSDTPPPSQWEARREDIDRLFASDRYQDILAALQADGSEWARAQLATLATKSPQTIKVALRQMAEGAAFTDFADNMRNEYRIGCHVIRRPDFIEGVRAVIFDKDNAPRWNPATPEEVTDELIDSLFAPLPPEKEWTPLPQLRG; translated from the coding sequence ATGACGGACCAGCTTCTGATTTCGATCGACAATGGCGTCGGCCGCATCCGGTTGAATCGGCCAAAGGCAATTCACGCGCTCACAACCGAGATGTGCGCCGCGATGATCGATACGCTGCTGGCCTGGCGTCAGGACGACAGCGTCGTCGCGGTGATGCTCGACCACGCACCCTCGCCGGATGGCGATCCCAAATTGTCGCGCGGCTTCTGCGCAGGCGGCGACATCGCCATGCTCGCGGGCAGCGCGAAGGGCGACTGCGCACAGGCCGAGCAATTTTTCCATACGGAATATCGCCTCAATCATCTGCTGTTCGTCTATGAAAAGCCGGTCATCGCCTTCATCGACGGCATCGTTATGGGCGGCGGCGTCGGCATCTCCGATCCCGCCCGTTTCCGCATCGCGACCGAACGAACGACTTACGCCATGCCCGAAACCGGCATCGGCCTGTTCCCGGACGTGGGCGGCGGCTGGTTCCTCCCCCGCATGCCCGGCCGCGCGGGCGCATGGCTCGCGACCACAGGCGCGCGGATCAAGGGCGCGGACTGCCTCGCGATAGGCATCGCCACCCATTATATGGCGTCGGACAAGCTCGACGCCGTCAAGGCGCGGATCATCGCCGACCCGGACGGCCTTGGCGAAATCCTCGACGAAATGAGCGACACGCCGCCACCTTCCCAATGGGAAGCGCGGCGCGAAGATATCGATCGCCTCTTCGCTTCGGACCGTTATCAGGATATTCTCGCCGCGCTTCAGGCAGACGGATCGGAATGGGCGCGAGCGCAACTCGCAACCCTCGCCACCAAATCGCCTCAAACGATAAAGGTCGCACTGCGGCAAATGGCGGAGGGTGCGGCTTTCACCGACTTTGCCGACAATATGCGCAACGAATATCGCATCGGCTGCCATGTCATCCGCCGTCCCGACTTCATCGAAGGCGTGCGCGCGGTGATCTTTGACAAGGATAATGCGCCGCGATGGAACCCGGCCACGCCCGAAGAGGTGACGGACGAGCTAATCGACAGCCTGTTCGCCCCGCTGCCGCCGGAAAAGGAATGGACGCCGCTTCCCCAATTGCGCGGCTGA
- the mmsB gene encoding 3-hydroxyisobutyrate dehydrogenase, which translates to MSQTIAFIGLGNMGGGMAANLLKNGFAVRAFDLSEDALAKAEAAGAVHCASAANAVEQADAVVSMLPAGKHVEAVYSSEVFGAAKPGALFVDCSTIDVATARRVEEAAQAKGFEMVDAPVSGGIAAAAGGTLTFMVGGSEAAYGRAKPILSAMGKAVIHAGGAGNGQAAKICNNMLLGATMVATCESFAMAKKLGLDPQTFYDISSVSSGQSWSMTSYCPVPGVGPQSPSDNGYQGGFAVGLMLKDLKLATEAAASVGASVPMGSTAEALYQLLANQGESGRDFSLMIEMLEGK; encoded by the coding sequence ATGAGCCAGACCATCGCCTTCATCGGCCTCGGCAATATGGGCGGCGGCATGGCCGCCAACCTGCTGAAGAACGGCTTTGCCGTCCGCGCCTTCGACCTGTCAGAGGACGCATTAGCGAAGGCGGAAGCGGCAGGCGCCGTCCATTGCGCCAGCGCCGCCAATGCCGTTGAGCAGGCAGACGCTGTGGTCTCCATGCTCCCCGCGGGCAAGCATGTCGAAGCCGTCTATTCCAGCGAGGTCTTTGGCGCGGCAAAGCCCGGCGCTCTTTTCGTTGACTGCTCCACCATCGACGTCGCCACCGCGCGCCGCGTCGAGGAAGCAGCTCAGGCTAAGGGGTTCGAAATGGTCGATGCCCCCGTCTCGGGCGGCATCGCCGCTGCCGCCGGCGGCACGCTGACCTTCATGGTGGGCGGCAGCGAGGCCGCCTACGGCAGGGCAAAGCCCATCCTGTCCGCCATGGGCAAGGCTGTGATCCACGCAGGCGGCGCAGGCAATGGGCAGGCAGCCAAGATCTGCAACAACATGTTGCTCGGCGCGACGATGGTCGCCACCTGCGAAAGCTTCGCCATGGCCAAAAAGCTCGGCCTCGACCCACAAACCTTTTACGACATCTCCAGCGTGTCCTCGGGCCAGAGCTGGTCGATGACCAGCTATTGCCCGGTCCCCGGCGTCGGCCCGCAAAGCCCGTCCGACAATGGCTATCAGGGCGGCTTCGCGGTGGGCCTGATGCTCAAGGACCTGAAGCTCGCCACTGAAGCCGCCGCTTCGGTGGGCGCCTCAGTGCCGATGGGCAGCACCGCTGAAGCCCTCTACCAACTGCTTGCCAACCAGGGGGAGTCGGGCCGCGACTTCTCCTTGATGATCGAGATGCTGGAGGGGAAATAA
- a CDS encoding LysR family transcriptional regulator, which produces MIDPRALRTFLAVCRANSISGGARLLNISQPSVSIAIAQLEQSIGATLLERSRAGILLTAEGRMLLRRAQAMEGLLKDAEEELQLSRQGIAGPLRIGGTPGALVSLLPGAVRFLEDDIGSFALHVIERPDPDLATLLRQGDIELAFVTTGIDTPPDDLDEITFSQDPFALIVGRANEHLPSEVSLKDVADLRWVLPEARGAFRRQIDALFLGASAAVPRDSIRCDSLLTTKAIVRASSRVTILPMQVAAAELSIGVLRAIAIQEAIFPRSIGIRKLKGARLSALAQHLLDQLIHSR; this is translated from the coding sequence ATGATCGACCCCAGAGCCCTCCGCACCTTCCTTGCCGTCTGCCGCGCTAATTCGATCAGCGGCGGCGCGCGGCTACTCAACATTTCTCAGCCCTCCGTTTCCATCGCCATTGCGCAGCTCGAACAATCGATCGGCGCAACCCTGCTCGAACGCTCACGCGCGGGCATCCTGCTCACCGCCGAAGGACGCATGCTGCTCCGCCGCGCTCAGGCGATGGAGGGGCTGTTGAAAGACGCCGAGGAAGAGCTGCAACTGTCCCGTCAGGGCATCGCCGGCCCTTTGCGCATCGGAGGCACACCCGGCGCGCTGGTCAGCCTTCTCCCCGGCGCGGTCCGCTTCCTGGAAGATGACATCGGCAGCTTCGCGCTCCACGTCATCGAACGGCCCGATCCCGACCTCGCAACCCTGCTGCGTCAGGGCGACATAGAATTGGCCTTCGTCACCACCGGCATAGACACGCCGCCCGACGACCTAGACGAAATCACTTTTTCGCAGGACCCCTTCGCCCTCATAGTCGGCCGCGCCAACGAACATCTGCCAAGCGAAGTCTCGCTCAAGGATGTAGCGGACCTCCGCTGGGTCCTCCCCGAAGCACGCGGCGCATTCCGCCGCCAGATCGACGCGCTGTTCCTGGGCGCGAGCGCTGCCGTGCCGCGTGACAGCATCCGCTGTGACTCTCTTCTCACCACCAAGGCGATCGTGCGGGCCAGCAGCCGCGTGACTATCCTCCCGATGCAGGTCGCAGCCGCCGAATTATCCATCGGCGTCCTGCGCGCCATCGCGATTCAGGAAGCCATATTTCCCCGCAGCATCGGCATCCGCAAGCTGAAGGGCGCCCGGCTATCCGCTCTGGCTCAACACCTGCTTGACCAACTCATCCATAGCCGGTGA
- a CDS encoding amidohydrolase family protein, whose protein sequence is MRQLIHDVRIFDGSGAASAPGSVLIDGDQIAAILPEGADLTTITSDTRIDGRGNTLMPGMVDAHCHLTWGSSVEHIYHQFILPPEELKTAAWRNARVLLDHGFTSAYSAGALGENIEAALACAIEAGETAGPRLIPSTLERSPEGEQGVETGDVFNGRGPDAMRAFMDHCRDTRVKSVKLVISGEDALKPGSAQDILYSDEEIEAAGEAAKANGLWIAAHTYSTRAIEMAIRAGARILYHCSFADEAAIDLMAAHKADFFYAPGPGVSVAALEATPPPHIDMRAMKASATQRLQLEANLVPELKRRGVRILIGGDYGFPFNPHGRNARDLQHFVDYYGFTPAEALSAATMLGGQLMGQQVGLIRENYLADLLLVDGDPTQDIAILQDPARLTVIMQGGRLHKAPAAQPVSA, encoded by the coding sequence ATGCGGCAGCTCATCCATGATGTGCGCATTTTCGATGGTAGCGGCGCTGCCAGCGCGCCGGGCTCTGTGCTGATCGACGGCGACCAGATCGCCGCCATTCTTCCCGAAGGCGCAGACCTCACGACGATCACGAGCGACACCCGCATCGATGGGCGAGGCAACACCCTCATGCCGGGCATGGTTGACGCCCATTGCCATCTCACCTGGGGCAGCTCCGTCGAGCATATCTACCACCAGTTCATCCTGCCGCCCGAGGAACTGAAGACCGCCGCCTGGCGCAACGCCCGCGTCCTGCTCGACCATGGTTTCACCAGCGCCTATTCCGCCGGAGCCCTTGGCGAAAATATAGAGGCTGCCCTCGCCTGCGCCATTGAGGCGGGGGAAACCGCAGGCCCGCGCCTTATCCCCTCCACCCTCGAACGCAGCCCCGAAGGCGAACAGGGCGTGGAGACCGGTGATGTCTTCAACGGCCGCGGCCCGGACGCGATGCGCGCGTTCATGGACCATTGCCGCGACACCCGCGTCAAGTCGGTGAAGCTCGTCATCTCGGGCGAGGATGCGCTGAAGCCCGGATCAGCCCAGGACATTCTCTACAGCGACGAGGAAATCGAGGCCGCAGGCGAAGCGGCAAAGGCGAACGGCCTGTGGATCGCCGCCCATACCTACTCCACCCGCGCCATCGAGATGGCGATCAGGGCTGGCGCTCGCATCCTCTATCATTGCTCCTTCGCCGACGAAGCCGCCATCGACCTGATGGCCGCGCACAAGGCTGATTTCTTCTATGCTCCCGGCCCCGGCGTGTCGGTCGCCGCGCTCGAAGCCACGCCGCCGCCGCATATCGACATGAGAGCGATGAAGGCCAGCGCCACCCAGCGCCTGCAGCTGGAGGCGAACCTCGTTCCAGAACTCAAGCGCCGGGGCGTGCGCATCCTTATCGGCGGCGACTATGGCTTCCCCTTCAATCCCCATGGCCGCAACGCCCGCGATCTCCAGCACTTCGTGGACTATTACGGCTTCACCCCGGCGGAGGCGCTGAGCGCTGCAACCATGCTCGGCGGCCAGTTGATGGGCCAGCAGGTCGGCCTCATCCGCGAAAATTATCTTGCCGACCTCCTCTTGGTCGACGGCGATCCCACGCAGGACATTGCCATCCTCCAGGATCCCGCGCGCCTCACGGTGATCATGCAGGGCGGCCGCCTTCACAAAGCCCCCGCCGCCCAGCCGGTTTCCGCCTGA
- a CDS encoding bifunctional 3-(3-hydroxy-phenyl)propionate/3-hydroxycinnamic acid hydroxylase, whose translation MFDVAIIGCGPVGAFAANLLGKAGLSVLVVEQEAQPYPLPRAVHLDHEMMRLFQSAGVIDRVAPDMRDTEGHLHVGADHGVIRYMGTVGRPRPFSWSNDYFFYQPELEQHLRNALAAYPNVAVQLGTAFEGLEQDDEAVTLRLSGNRTERARYVIACDGSRSAVRKALGIALDDLDFEEPWLVVDAEVDGPVRFPDLWGVPKAADLQKLSVMICDPKRPATIVPGRGNHRRWEFMLLPGEDDSVLMQPDNVAALVAPYLTDVPHKIVRAATYRFHGLIAEQWRQGRVFLAGDAAHQTPPFFGQGMCHGLRDIANLAWKLELALADRAPATLLDSYQTERDPHVRAVISAAVAAGRYICMLDPAQAAARDTQMREAAKSVSQGTAADLIPPIAQGIVATGMPGAGERFIQPCVNGQLLDDITGSGWRLFSRAPIDAPTEITVVLITEGAIEDWLTAHDAQAVLVRPDHYVFGTGAPADLLAQLEGKLRP comes from the coding sequence ATGTTCGACGTAGCGATCATCGGTTGCGGTCCGGTAGGGGCTTTTGCCGCCAATCTCCTCGGCAAGGCGGGCCTGTCAGTGCTCGTCGTCGAGCAGGAGGCGCAGCCCTATCCCCTCCCCCGTGCCGTCCATCTCGATCATGAGATGATGCGCCTGTTCCAATCGGCGGGCGTCATCGATCGCGTCGCCCCCGACATGCGCGATACCGAAGGTCATCTTCATGTCGGCGCGGACCATGGCGTCATCCGCTATATGGGCACGGTCGGCCGCCCCCGCCCGTTCAGCTGGTCCAACGACTATTTCTTCTACCAGCCCGAACTGGAACAGCATCTCCGCAACGCGCTCGCCGCCTATCCCAATGTCGCCGTGCAGCTCGGCACCGCGTTCGAAGGGCTGGAACAGGACGACGAAGCCGTCACCCTCCGCCTCTCGGGCAACCGCACCGAACGCGCCCGCTATGTCATCGCCTGCGACGGTTCCCGCAGCGCTGTTCGCAAGGCGCTCGGCATCGCGCTTGACGATCTCGATTTTGAGGAACCCTGGCTCGTCGTCGATGCCGAAGTCGATGGCCCGGTCCGTTTCCCCGATCTCTGGGGCGTGCCGAAAGCTGCCGATCTGCAGAAGCTCTCGGTCATGATCTGCGACCCAAAGCGTCCCGCGACCATCGTGCCGGGCCGTGGTAATCACCGCCGCTGGGAATTCATGCTCCTCCCCGGTGAGGATGACAGCGTCCTGATGCAGCCGGACAATGTCGCCGCGCTCGTCGCTCCCTATCTGACCGACGTCCCGCACAAGATCGTACGCGCCGCCACCTACCGCTTCCACGGCCTCATCGCCGAACAATGGCGGCAGGGCCGCGTCTTCCTTGCCGGAGACGCTGCGCATCAGACGCCGCCCTTCTTCGGTCAGGGCATGTGCCACGGCCTGCGCGACATCGCGAACCTCGCCTGGAAACTCGAACTGGCGCTGGCCGATCGCGCCCCCGCCACCCTCCTCGACAGCTACCAGACAGAGCGTGACCCCCATGTCCGCGCGGTCATCTCCGCCGCCGTCGCCGCTGGCCGCTACATCTGCATGCTCGACCCCGCACAGGCCGCCGCCCGCGACACGCAGATGCGCGAGGCCGCCAAGAGCGTTAGTCAAGGCACCGCCGCCGACCTCATCCCGCCCATCGCGCAGGGCATCGTTGCCACTGGCATGCCCGGTGCAGGTGAACGCTTCATCCAGCCCTGCGTCAATGGCCAGTTACTCGACGACATCACCGGCAGCGGCTGGCGTCTCTTCTCCCGCGCGCCCATCGACGCCCCCACCGAGATCACCGTCGTCCTCATAACCGAAGGCGCGATCGAGGATTGGCTCACCGCCCATGACGCGCAAGCCGTCCTCGTCCGCCCGGACCATTATGTCTTTGGCACCGGCGCACCCGCCGACCTCCTCGCCCAGCTCGAAGGAAAGCTCCGGCCATGA
- a CDS encoding GlcG/HbpS family heme-binding protein, whose product MTITLAQARSILDAALTHARAQDAQPLAIVILDAGAHPVAFAREDGASLFRFDIARAKASGALGLGADTRVIATRAVANPAFFQSVVAVTGGQLALSPGGVIIRDSEWRLIGAVGTSGDTGDIDEACAIAGITAAGLTHGAAS is encoded by the coding sequence ATGACCATCACACTCGCCCAGGCACGCTCCATCCTCGACGCCGCGCTCACCCACGCCCGCGCGCAGGATGCGCAGCCGCTCGCGATCGTCATCCTCGACGCAGGCGCGCACCCCGTCGCCTTCGCGCGCGAGGACGGCGCCAGTCTCTTCCGCTTCGACATAGCCAGGGCAAAGGCCTCGGGCGCATTGGGGTTGGGAGCGGATACACGGGTCATCGCGACCCGCGCCGTCGCCAACCCCGCCTTCTTCCAGAGCGTGGTGGCCGTCACCGGCGGCCAGCTCGCTCTGTCACCCGGCGGCGTCATCATCCGTGACTCGGAATGGCGGCTAATCGGCGCCGTCGGGACCAGCGGCGACACGGGCGACATAGACGAAGCCTGCGCCATCGCCGGGATCACCGCCGCCGGCCTTACCCACGGAGCCGCATCATGA
- a CDS encoding VOC family protein gives MKLRSIELALPHAAEAAAFLTGIWGMASAEVRGQTHYLRGSGPFPYLVALEESAEAYVRSTTFTCARERLEELKVSVTRANLPARPVTSDDPGGGRGIIVELAEGELLRFLTDTSEVAPIEGKDLPVKLTHIVFNATDAEATGTLIEQALGFRVSDRTKGMVFVRCNESHHSTAFARAGFSSLNHIAFEMADMDAVMRGIGRLRDHGMVPAWGPGRHGPGANVFAYFIAPFGPVIEFSTAVEKVPEDYQPGAPEDWTWPEGRIDQWGMSDKDFAGLRAAEEKFRHRRDWGPQPLNEEQA, from the coding sequence ATGAAATTACGCAGCATCGAACTGGCGCTGCCCCACGCCGCAGAGGCCGCTGCCTTCCTGACCGGCATATGGGGCATGGCCTCCGCTGAAGTCCGTGGGCAGACCCATTATCTGCGCGGCTCAGGCCCCTTCCCCTATCTCGTCGCGCTCGAAGAGTCGGCGGAGGCCTATGTCCGCTCCACCACCTTCACCTGCGCGCGCGAGCGGCTGGAGGAACTGAAGGTCAGCGTCACCCGAGCCAATCTCCCCGCGCGCCCGGTCACTTCGGACGATCCGGGCGGCGGCCGTGGCATCATCGTCGAACTGGCCGAAGGCGAATTGCTCCGCTTCCTCACCGACACGAGCGAAGTCGCCCCGATCGAGGGCAAGGACTTACCCGTCAAGCTGACCCATATCGTCTTCAACGCGACCGATGCTGAAGCCACCGGAACGCTGATCGAGCAGGCGCTGGGCTTCCGCGTCTCCGACCGCACCAAGGGCATGGTCTTCGTCCGCTGCAACGAATCCCACCACTCGACCGCCTTCGCCCGCGCGGGTTTCTCCTCCCTCAACCATATCGCCTTCGAAATGGCGGACATGGACGCAGTGATGCGCGGCATCGGCCGCCTGCGCGACCATGGCATGGTCCCCGCCTGGGGCCCCGGTCGACACGGTCCGGGCGCCAATGTCTTTGCCTATTTCATCGCCCCCTTCGGCCCGGTGATCGAATTCTCGACCGCCGTCGAGAAGGTCCCGGAGGACTATCAACCCGGCGCGCCCGAAGACTGGACCTGGCCCGAAGGCCGCATCGACCAATGGGGCATGTCGGACAAGGATTTCGCAGGGCTCCGCGCGGCCGAGGAAAAATTCCGCCACCGCCGCGACTGGGGCCCGCAACCGCTCAATGAGGAACAAGCCTAA
- a CDS encoding fumarylacetoacetate hydrolase family protein, translated as MRYVSFRRPDGTPSFGRLDDEAIVELTGAPSLKAALAAGNLAGLTDGASFNRNDIVLLPVIPDPAKILCVGLNYAEHVKETGREQKEHPAIFVRYADSLVADGQPMVKPSVTTRFDYEGELAVIIGKPAHKVARADAMAYIAGYACFNDGSARDWQRHNIQFTPGKTFPGTGGFGPTLVTPDEAGDLASQRVQTRLNGELVQDQPVSDMIWDIPTVIEYISAFTPLAPGDVIATGTPGGVGDKRTPPLYMKAGDKVEISIGVIGTLTNRIIDEQ; from the coding sequence ATGCGTTATGTGAGCTTCCGCCGCCCCGACGGCACCCCCAGCTTCGGCCGCCTGGACGACGAGGCGATCGTCGAACTGACCGGCGCGCCCAGCCTCAAGGCTGCGCTCGCCGCAGGCAATCTTGCGGGCCTCACCGACGGCGCGAGCTTCAACCGCAACGACATCGTCTTGCTGCCCGTCATCCCGGACCCGGCCAAGATCCTTTGCGTCGGTCTCAACTATGCCGAACATGTGAAGGAAACCGGCCGCGAGCAGAAGGAGCATCCGGCAATCTTCGTCCGCTATGCCGACAGCCTCGTCGCGGACGGCCAGCCAATGGTGAAGCCCTCCGTCACGACCCGCTTCGACTATGAAGGCGAATTGGCCGTCATCATCGGCAAGCCCGCGCACAAGGTCGCCCGCGCCGACGCTATGGCCTACATCGCCGGTTACGCCTGCTTCAACGACGGCTCCGCCCGCGACTGGCAGCGCCACAATATCCAATTCACGCCCGGCAAGACCTTCCCCGGCACAGGCGGCTTCGGCCCCACGCTGGTGACGCCCGACGAGGCGGGCGACCTCGCGTCCCAGCGCGTCCAGACCCGCCTCAACGGCGAACTGGTCCAGGACCAGCCGGTCAGCGACATGATCTGGGATATCCCCACGGTCATCGAATATATCTCGGCCTTCACGCCCCTCGCGCCCGGCGACGTCATCGCCACCGGCACCCCCGGCGGCGTCGGCGATAAGCGCACCCCGCCTCTCTACATGAAGGCTGGCGACAAGGTCGAAATCAGCATCGGCGTCATCGGCACGCTCACCAACCGCATCATCGACGAACAGTAA